acaggacaaaaggaaactgCCTCAAGTTGTACCACGGGAGGTTTAGACTAGATATtcaaaaaatttcttcaccaaaagagttgtcaagcactggaacaggctgcccaggaaagtggtggggTCACTATCCCTGGgggtatttaaaaagaaatatatgtgATGCATAGgcacatgggttagtggtggacttggcagtgctgggttcaTGGTTGAACTCAAttatcttaaaagtcttttccaacatatGTAATTCTATAACACCCATGGAGAGTGTGTCAGCCCCTGCATTTGGTAACAAAAATCTTTCCAATGGCAAAGAGACTAAGCTTCTCTGTAACATCACTCATCATTTGTTCCTGGCCCTTTCCAAAGATGAGCAAGTGGGGGATGAAATTCTGGTGCAAAAGTAGCATATCATTATCAGATCCTGCAAGTCACTCCTGCCTTTTTGAGTTAccattttttcatatttttctttctttttgagaaCTCTCAAACTACCATTCAGTCCCTACTGGGATAAGCATTTCTATGTAGACCAGCAATCCAGTCCTTGCATTGTCTTTTTGGGATGGTAAAGCTCTTCCTTAAGTTTCAactactttattattttaataatattcaAACACTTCTGATAAGCTTTCGATAGgataaaacattaattttgtaATGACCTTGGAAGGACATTATTTTATCTTACATTACATATAATTGTACCTTAGATACTTGTTTGTGCACAGCACAATGAATATTCATCTCTACAACTCTATGCACAAAACAGAACCAGCTGCAAAACAGGcccaaaagacaaaaagaaaaagaaaggagaaaccCAAGTGAATACTGCTTTCGGTTTAAACAGCAGGCAGGAGGAATTTCTCACTCAAAGATTTCTAAAAAGATTCAAATACAGCCATAACTTCAACCAGAGGATACAAAACTGCTTACTCAGTACACAGCCAAagaatctattttttaaaaaaggggaaaaattaaaaaatattttcaggccTTTTTCATTTGCACCAAAATTAAGCTAACATCtcactttcctttccttttttaattttatgctcCTAAAAACATGTGCTCTGGAGAACATGCACTAATCATTGTCTTTCAAATCACAGCCTGGACCTTGATACGCCAACTCTTCCCTCACCTTTTTATCAGAGGTAATAAGCTTAAAGGCTTCTGTCACTTGCTGCACTGTAGCACCACCACCAACATCAAGGAAGTTTGCTGGAGTTCCGCCGTGAAGTTTAATTATATCCATTGTGGCCATAGCTAAACCAGCACCATTGACTATATAAGAATAAAGATAACATTTAGGAATTCAGTTTATAAATCCATTAGGtcatttaaatttcattaattAGAACATACCTAAGCAGCCTATGTTTCCATCCAATCCTATATAGTTGAGATCTGCTTTTGCAGCATCCCTGTCTCTTTGATCTTCCTGTGTCCAGTCCTGCATGTCAAAGATCTTCTTCTGACGATAGGCTGAATTACTGTCAAAGTTTATCTTTGCATCCATACAcatcactgaaaggaaaaaaaacaaaccatcatttaatgttaaaataataGCTCAACTTCTACATAAACATGTTAAAGTACGTCAAGTCAAACTTGGCAGCTGGCTCACGCAGTCCAAACTTACACTTTTACTGGAAAGACAGACTTAGAACTGCATGTAAAGACACGATTCTCTTAAATTTACCCACAAAAACAGTTAAACCCTTTAACTGCAGGGAAGATAAATGAAGTTCTTGAGACACCTTAAAAGCAAAGAAGCTTACAATAAGCAGTTTGATAAATCTGGGTAATTTATGCTTCAATAATTAGCATTAAATTAATCCCTACAGAAGAtctctggtttgggtttttctaatCCCTCttagttttctggttttagattAAATGTGTTTGTGCCTGTAAGCacacagaaacagaatgaaaaaacaTCCAAAACTGAAGAAACGTTGTCAGAAGAATACACACAAAAGTAAATTTCACTTAGATATAGCAGGTGCTGTGGAAAACCTAGAGTATTCTTTACATCAGAACTAAGTTTCTGTCTGTACAATCGTAAGACTTCATCTCTATTCCTCACTACATATGATATAAAAATGACAAGGCATGAGAAACAGATGGGAGAGACTGCTCCATAACTGTTCATTTAAGCAGCATTATTTAAAACACAGCCTAACACAATAACAGTAGAGTAATAACAGTATAACAGTAGAGTAAATGTAAACTTTGATAAGGGAGCTATTTTCATATtcatgtttaaatttaaacctgCTGTACTTGAGTTCAAGTACAAACATTCTCCATAGATTTGTTTTTTGGTGAGAGGGGAACTGGTTCTAATTGAATATTAACTATTCTGCAACTGGATGTGCTAAAAACATTATAAACATTACCACTTAAACACCTACAGTCTTTCAATACATCAAGTATCAAATTCCATCAGTCATTCTGATGCCTGAGTAGTAAAGGCAGGAGCTTTCTAGAAGGTGCTACTATTCTGGTTACTTTTTCAGTACCAACTTTGAATACACAATACAGCTCAAGCTTCACTTCAAGCCTTTTGAAAAGATCCAGCTTGCAAAAATGCTTTATGCTAGGTAGCCAAACACTCAAAAGTAGAagatgtgttatttttaaataaataaaaaagaaaacttaaaaggAAGTTATTTAAACTTAAGATCCTACTTAGCAATTCAGGGCAGATACCTACTATGCTTAGATTTTCAAATGTATATGCTTTATTAAATTTGTGTTTGATCATGCCATGTTAACACTAAGTCCTTTTACTGTATATAGCCGAAGTTTTAGCAGTGCAAAGCAACTAAGATTTATAAAAAAATGTCAAGCTGGTACATGAagaatataaagaagaaaattaccaACTCCTGATGAATCTTCCACCATAGGATTTATTTCTATCATGGTAGCATCGTATTTCAGAAAGAGATTATATAGTTTGATCATATTTTCAGCTGCTTCATCCACCAGATTAGGAGGAAATCCCATTTTTTGGGCAAGCTGAAAGTACAAGATCCATTATCAGTTAACTGATACTCAGAATTTGATTTAGTTACGAATTACACATGTTCCAGTTTAGCTACTATTACAGTGTCAAATGAATTTCTAAATGCAGACCCTCTCCTGTCCTCCTGGAAACAAAGTAACCCTTGGGTTTTAAGACATTGTTTTCAACACAAAACATCGCACCCTAAAAAGGGGCTAGCAAGAAGTCATTATCATATACCTTTACAAGCTACACAAATGCTAGATAAAGCACTGCCATGCAGAGTTGGATTTGCATTGTCTGTCACTTGAAAATACTTAAATACCTAGTTCAAATCCATTTCAAAATGTCAAAAGGGTTTAAGACAACTCAGCAGGTTGAATGCAtgcacactttaaaaaaatgtaaaagcaacCTCCCCCGCATCCTCCGTAATGTGTACTTGTCCACATTAACAATTACCCTAACAGTTTGCTCCTTTTTTATGCCTTCCACTATATCAATGGGCTCCTTAATTATTGCGTCAGGATTCTCTGCAGCAACATCTTCAATATTAACACCGCCCTGAGAACTGCCTATCAGCACAGGACCctggaacaaaaaggaaaggagaaaaaagcataAGTACTTTTTATTACACAATCGGAATTTATTCTTCCCATAAGATACCTCATAGTAGCAAAATCTTCTTGTTAGCTGGAAAATGTGGGCATTTACTTCTCTGAGAATGTTACTATCTATTCAATACATCTATGTAATAACATAATTTTAATAACAACTATGTAATAACAACATTTTAATAACACTTCCCAAATTTTAAGGTGTATGTTTCATCCAATTTCTCTTAACAGGGAAAACTTTCCTTTGTATACACTGTGGTAACAATTAACACAGATATACTAGTTTTAAATTTTGATAGACAATTCAACTTAGCAATCATATGCATTTCATCTTCTAGGCtatcaccagaaaaaaaacatctcCCCTTTCTCCACTCACCACTACACAAACACACATCAGATGTCAGGCACTCATGTCATTCTGCCATAATCAAAGGACAAATCCAGTTCTGCAGACCTAGTGACAAGCTATTGCACACTACTCCTGTTCAACAGAACAACACTGAAAGTAAGTCATGGAGTTCTGACAAAACAGAACTCAATTATTCAGTAATAAAAGGAATTAAGAACCACTGTAGCAGGTTTGGCTTtgtttggttaaaaaaaaaaaaaaatgctatctCAATAAAAACCTCAAAGACTCACTACTGGAACCTAAAAATCTCTCCCCATGGGAACAGTCCTCCAGTTTATAGTAAAGATACTTGTATCATCTCAACTTGCTGTCCCTCATCACCACCCGCACATGGATTATGACAGATGGTGTACTAAGGCAGCATTTCCTACCAGCACAGGTCTTTAACATTAAAAAGCCTTATTAACAGTTAACAATTAATTACAGAAAGCATGACATTGGTTCAGAGAACACGCTCAGTAACCACACCACTCTTATCACCATCCTTCCAAATGAAACATATAGATGGTAAATTATTCTACGTCTAATAGCAAGGTTCAACACAATAAACATTTCTGGATATTCATTTCCTGAACCATCAGAAAGCTACAAAACGTTATAAAAATAACTCATCATTCCATAGATTTGACCAAAGTGAATAATTTTGCTTAAAACATAAGAAATCTTGCTCCTACTGGCAAATAACACCCAAGAAATCAAGTTCCACTTTCAACAGATTATTTTACAGactcttttccctttaaaggaagaaaacagtgtgTTACTCAACCTTCacactttcttcttttgaaagcCATTTCCTCATCATAAGCATCCTAGACAAGATACAGCAATTACAAGCACATCTAAAAACATGACTTCAAAAGGCAGCAGTAAAACCAAAGCACATCCCTATCAAAAGACAATAAATAACCCACACGCTTATGCTCAATATAAACTAATaagattggggttttttatgcGAGATCAAGAACAAGTCAGGAAAATATGTTTCCCTTCTTTATCTGATTTTCTTAAATCAGTTACAGCAAATTCTGTTTCCATTAAGGATGCTTACTGCTTACACAATTTTAAGATCATAAAATCCAGccatttacagtattttaatgCCACCTTGTGGTAAGTCTGGGGTGTGTACTGTAACCATTGGATCTTCTGTGCAATATTACagagtagaatcatagaatcatagaatggtttgggttggaaagggcctcaagatcatcaggttccaacccccctgccatgggcagggacacctcacactaaaccatcccacacaaggcttcatccaaactagccttgaacaccgccagggatggaacactcacaacctccccgggcaaccgattccagtgtctcaccaccctcacaggaaagaatttcctccttatatccaattaaacttcccctgttgaagttttaactagttaccccttgtcctgtcactacagaccctgatgaagagtccctccccagcatccctataggcccccttcagatcctggaaggctgctatgaggtccccacgcagccttctcttctccaggctgaacagccccaacttctcagcatgtcttcatacgggaggtgctccagtcccctgatcatcctcgtggcccccctctggacttgttccagcagttccatgtcctttttctgttgacaccagaactgcacacaatactccaggtgaggtcccacgagagcagagcagaggggcaggatcacctcctttgaccccctggtcacgctccttttgatgcagcccagggtacgattggctttctgggctgcgagcgcacactgccggctcatgttcgttttctcatcgaccagcacccccaagtccttctctgcagggcagctctgaatctcttctttgcccagtctgcagctgtgcctgggattgctcccacccaggtgtaggaccttgcacttggcatggttgaacttcataagactggcatcagcccaccccTTACAAgtatgtcaaggtccctctggatggcatcccttccctccagcgtatcaaccggaccacacagcttggtgtcatcggcaaacttgctgagggcgcactcaatcccactgtccatgtcagcgacgaagatgttaaacaagaccggtcccaacaccgatccctgagggacaccactcgttaccagtctccagccggacatcgagccattgaccacaactctttgtgtgtggccatccagccagttctttatccaccgagtggtccatccatcaaattgatatctctccaatttagagagaaggatgtcgtgtgggacagtgtcaaacgcttggtacaagtccaggcagatgacgtcaactgctttacccttatccatcaattctgtagccccatcatagaaggccaccaaattggtcaggcacgatttccccttagtgaagccatgctggctgtcaccaagcaccttgttgtctttcatgtgccttagcatgccttccaggagaatgtgctccaaggtgagactgactggtctgtaattccctgagtcatccattttccccttcttgaaaatgggggttatatttccctttttccagttgtcgggaacttcacctgactgccatgatttttcaaatacgatggccagtggcttagcaacttcattcgccaactccttcaggacccgcggatggattccatcaggtcccacggacttgtgtgcgttcagattttgaagatggtctcgaaccagatcctctcctacagtgggcccaaggtcttcattctcacagtccctgcatctactttctaagaactgggtggtgcagtcagagcctttgccagtgaagaccgaggcaaagaagtcattcagaacctcggccttctccaaatccagggtagccagttctcccgaaagcttcctcagggggcctattttgtccctagtctggtttttgtttgctacgtacctgtagaatcccttcctattatccttaacatccctggctaggtttaattctctgggccttagccttcctaacctggtccctagcttcccggacaacatccctttactctacccaggccacctgtccttgcttccattttttataagcctcttttttcctttgaattttcctcagcagctccttatccatccaaggaggtctcctggccctcctgctgcacttccttctagttgggatgcagcactcctgagcttgtagcaggtgatccttgaatatcagccaacagtcttgggcccccctgccctccagggctatatcccatggaaccttactaagcaggctcctgaagaggcacAACAGAATATAAGTGCCTAAGTCACATAACTGTACTAAAACACAACACAACTGATATTTTCCTGTCACAAAGTACActacagagaaggaaagaggaacaaatacaaaatttaaCTCTTAATTTTgcatcaaaaaataaaaatgaaagactaGTTTCCTCATTACtccacagaaaattatttcatactGATGCTGGAGATACTCCTCTAATCACCAAGAATAGCACCTGTGCAAGCTCTTAAGCATTGGAAAGACCAAACTCAGTTTTTGTTaagcttcagaaaataaagttcCAAGATCTGCTTTACTTTGGCTTTACTAAAGTTACCAATTTGTTCTTTGTGCTCCATAACAGAACACTAGTCTGTCAGAAAACACACTCACATTTCAGTAACTGGGTTTGAATTGTAGCCTAAAAAACTACACACCCACACATACAGAACATACACATGGAGTAAACTACAGCTTTCGTCTTCCTGAGAGTTCTGAAAACCGACCTCTAGGCCCAAATCTCTTACCAGTTCCTGAAGAGTACTGGCATATGAAAGCTATCAGCACTCTCAAAATTGAGGGACACATTTGTGCACCTCTGGGAACCTCCACATACTGGAGAAAAAGAATGTCCAATTTATCCAGGACCACTGGCTCTTCTAAAAGGCTTTTACTTATGCTCCTGACATGCTTAAATAGTGTGTACATGTACGTGCACACACATACTTGTCCTTTTAAACTAAATTCTAGTATGAGCATCTGATAGGTAAGTGCAAActcaaacaaaaattaaaataaaccccTCGTTCCACCCACCTCCCCTTCAGCTATATGACTCTGAACTTCAGCTGGAGCTACTTATAGTCAAATATTATTCCTTAGCTTTAAATTGTATCATTACATCTTTAAAGCATTTAAACACTGAGGCAATCATGTTGTTAGAGAAACAAAATTTAGCTTATGCACATTCCTGATTTTCAACAGCAAGTGACTAGTACAGTAAACTGTTTTGGtatttgtggtttttatttcagctatAACAACTAGTTTACATCTATTTCTAATATTACTCACTTGAAAAGACCTTTCCATTGTTATTGCAAAATAGTATTCTCTCCTGGGATATCTGCGCTCACAGATAAATACTTGATTGCATatcctgcctttttctcctgtcTGCTTGGTAAACAACTTCTTTCCAATCATTTTGGAGGAGATGTCTTTTGCTTCTTCTGGACTAGAATAAAAGAAGCTCAGAATGTGACaaactgctgtgaaaaaaaacagaagtagcatttaaaaaaaaaaaaaatcttacctaatttttgttactttgaggttaataattaaaacactgattttaaacTAAGCAATAGGTTCAATTGATAATATGAAACTTTCAAGTTTTCCTACTTGGCTGGACAATTTAGAAACAACTTACGAAAAAACTATTTTCACTCCTCCTTTGAGGCCACCTTCAAACGTTCCTTTTCCTCTACCACCAGCTAAAACCTGCGCTTTTACCACCAGATCCTTTGAACctagaatgaaagaaaacccaaaattTGTCATCTGTGACTACGAAAACAAATTGCTCCAGGTAGAACAATAAAGGCCACTTTCATTTTATCACCCCTTTTCCAcactcccttccctccttcccatcCTGTCCCCCCGATTCAAAACACAGGTGTGTGAACCAAAGATGCTATTGTAACTCACACAGGTTTTTCCAAAAGTCTCAAACCACCCACCAATTTCAGCTTTAGGATGTTCTGTGAACAAGCCTTGGTGAGCTAGTGTCCTGGTTGGTCCAAGAATGTTGATGTTTTGATATATCTTTAAACCATGTTTAAATCACAAATGATTAAGCACCCAGTAACAACTGGTTAGTATCTCACAGACTATTAATAAGATGCCACTGAGTATCTGACATACTAAAATTCAAGATTTTTCTCAATTAAATACTCTGTAACTGTAACCACTATCTTCTCAGCAATGATATGTAACTGTGGCACTTACCCAAGTCAACTTGCAGGTCCATTATGGCTTCCATTCTGCAGTGCACTGATGCATAAGCTTGagtgctttgcagaagtcaGAGGCCTAAGCATATCTGCTATTTTTCCCAGAGTAGGCAGAGTAAGCCCTTTAGTTAGCTTCAACTGTTTAAAAATCCGTAACAAAATATCATTCTAAGCAGGGAAGACTATGCGTTTGGGTTTAAAAAGTAGAGGGTATCATCAAAAAAGACCAGGATGTTCAAGACATAAAGCAATGAAGTAAGTTCAGTTCATCAGGTCATTTAAGgtgataaaggaagaaaaacaaagacctGAGTAGTTACTCAAGTTCAATTACAATGAATACGCTGCAAACAGCAACTAGACTGCAAGATGCTAAGAGTTGCCCCAGTCACTTTTGTGCGGCACATCCCATCTTTTCTCATGCCGCCATTAGCTGAACCATTCCGGTCTCTTTGAGCAAAGGAAGAACCTGCTGTTCTCTTGGATATGAAAAGGCAACCACAGGAAAGCCTAAGAAAACCACAGTACTCCAGCAAAACTAGCAACTATGCATACTGAAGGTTATGGCAGATACAAATATGTTATTTCCTATTTTGACCTGCATCCTTCCTGGCCAGATAAATTAAACTTGCATAATATCACAAGCTAGGGTGGCTATAAGCAAAGAGAATGTTCAAGTTACTACTCCCAACCAGCTACTTGtacattttccttcttggcTATCTACCTAACAACAGATCTCTGAATTCACAACTGATACAAAATCTGTCGACACAAGAAGCATGAAAGTTATAAACATGCAAGTATATGTTGACTTACTATTTAACAACTATTTATATATAGTCTATTATCTAATATTTAATTCAGTTCCTGAAGACAACTCTTTCTTGTGGCTACTAGGTACCAGCAATCGAGTAAGTCAACATGGTTTATAGAAGATTAACTTTTACGCAATTACTTTGAGTACACAGCTTGCTTTAGAAAACACTAAGCCTCATGTGTGAATAAGATTATCAATAGTAGCTTCCTGGGTAAATGAAGCCACATACTCCAACACAGGAGCTTAAAAACAAAGTTCCATCCATTTGAAAACAATTTACCTTGGgcatacacacaaacacaaaatgtgGAGAAGCATGACTTCCTAGTGTTAGCATAAAGAAAgagagcaaaatattttattatctgagttagggaaaaaaaaataaaataacaccCCTTTCTCCCTGACAATCTACCTAGGTTTTTTCGCAGGGCTCTGAAGTAACTCAAATAtttaagatttaaaatattcacagcattatttcattattttgagcTTTCTATGGAAGTCTGGTATCTGACAGTGATTCAGAACAGATATATTTAGTAATCAAGACTAAGAGATTTAATTTACAGTACACTAGGAAGCTCAGAAGAGAGGGTCCCGTTTCTCCACCTTACTTTACATCTCCTACACTAAATCCAGAAAGTAAAAGCTATTTCTACAGAGAAATTTTCAAGAAGGCTGTAAAATTCACCCACAGGCACCTTCTTTGTAGATTTTACTTCTCCTGGCAATAAAAACCAGTATCTAAACAAGTCAGAACCAGATGTCAACTAAAGCTCTGTTAAGATCTCAACTGGAACATGACATTTAGCTCTGCGCACGATTATAAAAGTAATTTACGATGGGAAAGACTGGTTACCAGGATTATCGCTGAAATTAAGACCTTCCCATACAGGAAGGGACTAAAAGAGCTTGGTGCTTCTTTAAATCTATcaaaagagaacaaagcaagaaaatgatCCTGGTCTTTAGCCATACCTAGTGAGGCACAGAGCAAGAACACTCCACTACATCTACACCATACACTCAATTTCCTGTTCTACACCAGCcaaaagcaaaagccacctACCAAGAAAAGTCAGCTCTAAAAAGGGGCACTATCTCTTTTACACAGAAGATAGTGAAGCCTGCCAGAATACATGAAGGAAGAATGCAAGAGGCAAAAGTAATTGGGCAGAGTTGTTCCCTCTGATATTCCTAAGGCAACAATTATTAAAATGCCAGCAAGAAACGACAGGTATGGCCTGCAGAAAATAGCCAGGCTAACACTTTTCCCTTAACAGGATGTCCTTTTGCCAGTATAAAAGGCAAAATACTGGGCTAAATAAATCGTTGCCCTCATCACATACAGTATTTCTTAAGAATTTAACTATTATGCATGAATAAGCTTTGGCAAAAcatacagactgaaaaaaaggtGTGAAAAACAATCTCAACCTTTTTTGCAATCAGTTTTGGTCACAACAAAGTCATTGCAACAGAATGGAGCAATTTTGGCATTAAATGAGCATGATAGTAATGACttgtaatttgttttcctaCAGCACTGCAAGCAAACTAGCAGCTTGATTGCATAAACATGTAACACTTTAAGAACTATTTGGCCAGCCATGCTTACAAATAATTAAGCTGCACAGACGTACCTGAAACTAAATTCAAAATAAGATGTCCCAAGAAAACCTTAACTTAACCCATGCAGAAAGGTTATTGTTCAATAAACTTCATTTGTTTTTCCCTACAGCTCCTATTTAAAGTTACCCTGAAACTAAAGAGCAGAAATTTTTGCTCACACACCTCATCTGCAGCCACAGCACTACCACAGAGAACTGCTGATACACAGTAATCCAAGAAAAAGATTTGGAAACCAGCAGCTAACATTTTTCTACTCAGTATCAACAGTTGTGCCCTTCTGGTTTGCTTACACTGTTCTGAAATACTGCTGGGCTTCTCTTTCAATGAGAAATAGTAGTTTCTGCCCTAGAGCAGGTACTCGCATACAAAGTCAGGACAGTTTGCACCAGCCAACACTACACCATAACAGCAGTCCTACCCTGCCTCCTGTCCTCAGCTTTTCACTCCAGCCTCCTTTCTTGTGCCAGCATAAGCGTTTGCACGATCACACCCCTGGAGCCTATCAGAAGAGTGAAACTGCCGGCACAAGgcactgaaggaaaaagctAACCCAGTGGACAGTATTTTTGTGAGTCTGTACTGTGTGACAAGCACAGTGACAGGAACACTGACGGGAGCAGGACAGAAATCAG
This Lathamus discolor isolate bLatDis1 chromosome 4, bLatDis1.hap1, whole genome shotgun sequence DNA region includes the following protein-coding sequences:
- the SUCLA2 gene encoding succinate--CoA ligase [ADP-forming] subunit beta, mitochondrial, with product MAASMICRRAAAGLRGSGFRAALGTATAKVLGGSPGILNNHGFQVQQQQQRSLSLHEYMSMGLLQEAGIAVPHGLVAKTPDEAYKIAKEIGSKDLVVKAQVLAGGRGKGTFEGGLKGGVKIVFSPEEAKDISSKMIGKKLFTKQTGEKGRICNQVFICERRYPRREYYFAITMERSFQGPVLIGSSQGGVNIEDVAAENPDAIIKEPIDIVEGIKKEQTVRLAQKMGFPPNLVDEAAENMIKLYNLFLKYDATMIEINPMVEDSSGVVMCMDAKINFDSNSAYRQKKIFDMQDWTQEDQRDRDAAKADLNYIGLDGNIGCLVNGAGLAMATMDIIKLHGGTPANFLDVGGGATVQQVTEAFKLITSDKKVLAILVNIFGGIMRCDVIAQGIVMAVKDLDLKIPIVVRLQGTRVDDAKALITASGLKILACDDLDEAAKMVVKLSEIVSLAKQAHVDVKFQLPI